The DNA window CCGCAAATTCATTTCAGGTTTGTTTCCAACAATACGGAAAAACTGAATTATCCGGCAATTGGTGATAGGAAACAGAGAATTTCAGCAGTTTTCGGTAGTGATTTCCTGAAAAAAGATATGCTCGAAATCGATGTTCAAAAAGAAGGAATGTCTTTATCGGGGTATATCAGCGGATTGGAGGAAGATGCAACCGGATTCCTTGATTTCAAATATTTATTCGTGAACGGCAGATTCATAAGAGACAGGATAATTTTCCACAGCATCAAAGCAGCTTATGAACCTTTTATCAAAAAATTGAGGATCTTCCAACAAGGGAAGACTCCACCTTACATTTTGTTTTTGGAATTATCTCCCGAGCAGGTCGATTTCAATGTTCATCCGGCAAAACAGGAATTAAGATTCGGTGATCCGGGGAAGGTTCATAATTTTGTGAAAACAGCATTAACAAATCTTTTGCTGGAATACGAAGAAGACAAATTTTCCCAACTGAAAACAAAACTCACTTCCAATATGGGAGATGGCAGGATTACTAATCTGGATAAAAAAATCTTCACCCAGAAAACCGAAAAGAAAAGATTCAGTCAGTACAAGAAAGAACTTTCACAAATTTATCAACCCGATATTTTCAAGAAAAAAACAGAAGATGACGAAAAGATTGAGCAAGCAGTACGGAAAACAGATATTTATCTAAAACCGGAAGAAGATGTCATTAATCCCTGGCAACTCCACCAGAGTTATATTTTCGTGCAGGTTGAAGAGGGATTACTGGTCATTGATCAACACGCTGCTCATGAACGGATAATTTATGAGAAAATTTTACATCGAACTCACGGGGCTCCTGCTCAAACTCAAAAACTACTTTTCCCTCTTGTGATCAATATTCCTCCGATTCACAGTCATCTTGTTCCTGAACTTGTTTCTAAAAATATCGAGACCTTTAATAAAATCGGTTTCTCAATTAAAAATTTCAGCGGGAATTCTATTGTTATTGAAGAAATTCCAATCGAGCTGGAAGATTGGGACGGCGGAGATATTTTTATCGATATTCTCAAACAATTAGAAGATGAATTCTCTGAAACAGAAGATTTTCGAGATTGTATTGCCAAATCGGTCTCGTGCAAAGCTGCTATTAAAGCCGGAAAAAAGTTGAGTAAAAAGGAAATGCTCTCTCTGATAAATGATCTATTTGCTTGCGAAGTTCCTTATTATTGCCCGCACGGAAGACCATTGATCATAAAAATGACTTTAACGGAATTTGAGAAAAAATTCAAAAGAATTCTATAACTGTAAATTGAAGCAGGAAAAAAAGAAGAATTGGAGTAAAGGTAAAAAATGATGGTGAATTTCTAAAACCGAATATCTAATTATAAGGTTCCAATTACAAAGTGTTAAAGCTAAAAAATATATCCCCAAAATGATAAAATCGAAAACTGACATCCCAATCATAACTATTCAAGGCCCAACTGCTGTTGGAAAGAGCAGTCTCGCTCTTAAAATTGCTGAAGAATTAAGTACCGAAATTATTTCTGCAGACTCCAGGCAGGTTTATAAATATCTTGATATCGGAACTTCCAAACCAACAAAAGAAGAACAGGAATTGATCAAGCATCATCTTATCGATATTGTTTATCCCAATGAAGAATACAATGCCGGAATGTTCATCAAAGATGCAGAACCGATCATCACTGGATTGTATGAAAAAAAGAAGATTCCTTTAATTGTCGGAGGAACAGGATTTTATATAAAATCATTGCTCGAAGGATTAGTGGAAATTCCTGATATTCCAAAATCGATCAGGAATGAATTTGAAAAAATAGCAGAAGAAAAAGGAGCAGATAACATCCATGAACATTTAAAAAACATCGATCCTTATGCTGCCAAACGAATTGAAAAAAACGATGTTCAAAAAATGTTAAGAGCAATCGAGGTTTGGGAATTTACAGGTAAACCTATTTCTCAATTCTGGAAAGAACAGAAAACAGAAAACAAATACAATGTTTTTAATATCCTGCTAACAGAAAAGAGAGAAATTCTTTATCAAAGAATCGAGCAACGAGTCGATAAAATGATGAAAAAAGGTCTTCTGGAGGAAGTGAAAGAGCTTTTGAAAAAAGGATATAAAGAATCTGATCCGGGACTGATAACAGTCGGATACAGAGAGTTTTATCCATACCTGAAAAAGGAGAAAAATTTAGACGATTGTATCTCCTTAGTAAAACAAAACACACGAAATTATGCTAAACGACAATTCACTTGGTTTAGAAAAATAGATTTTGATTTGACATTGCCGGCAAACGATATTAAATTTTATGATATTATTGAATTATTAAAAGATTTTGGAAATGCCGGGAGTTAAAATGATCATAGCTACTGTTGATGGTTACAAAATTAGGGAGCATGAATTCAAAGCAGAACTGGATAGAATTCTGGTTAAAATGCATTTGCAGCAAGCGAATGAAAATGCCAAAGAAATAGCAATTGAACAGCTTATTGATGGTTATTTGCTTTTATCAAAAGCAAGGGAATCTGATATTGAAATTTCTTCTGATGAGATCGATAGCGAATTTCTAAATATTATGCTCAATTATAAAACTGAAAATGAATTTAACGAGATGTTATCACGAGCAAATCTAACTGTTGATATTCTTCGCAACAAGATTATGAATGAACTTCTGATAAAAAAATTTATTGATGTTCATTTCCCTTCTGTGGAAGATATACCTTTAGAAAAACTTCAGGAAATTTATGAAGAGAATAAGGAAGCATTCATTACTAAGGAAATTGTTAAAGCATCTCATATTCTGATCAAAGGTAAAGGTGAAGACA is part of the Candidatus Cloacimonadota bacterium genome and encodes:
- the mutL gene encoding DNA mismatch repair endonuclease MutL, giving the protein MNKIKILSEEVANRIAAGEVIERPVSVVKELVENSIDAGATKIIVFIENGGKKLIQVVDNGYGMSEDDALTSFERHATSKIRTVTDIFNISSLGFRGEALPSIASVSQLTLITREKESDIAVKIDFHSGRLVDVSKTSANVGTTISVRKLFSNVPARKKFLKSDQVEFKHILNYIHYQSILYPQIHFRFVSNNTEKLNYPAIGDRKQRISAVFGSDFLKKDMLEIDVQKEGMSLSGYISGLEEDATGFLDFKYLFVNGRFIRDRIIFHSIKAAYEPFIKKLRIFQQGKTPPYILFLELSPEQVDFNVHPAKQELRFGDPGKVHNFVKTALTNLLLEYEEDKFSQLKTKLTSNMGDGRITNLDKKIFTQKTEKKRFSQYKKELSQIYQPDIFKKKTEDDEKIEQAVRKTDIYLKPEEDVINPWQLHQSYIFVQVEEGLLVIDQHAAHERIIYEKILHRTHGAPAQTQKLLFPLVINIPPIHSHLVPELVSKNIETFNKIGFSIKNFSGNSIVIEEIPIELEDWDGGDIFIDILKQLEDEFSETEDFRDCIAKSVSCKAAIKAGKKLSKKEMLSLINDLFACEVPYYCPHGRPLIIKMTLTEFEKKFKRIL
- the miaA gene encoding tRNA (adenosine(37)-N6)-dimethylallyltransferase MiaA, which translates into the protein MIKSKTDIPIITIQGPTAVGKSSLALKIAEELSTEIISADSRQVYKYLDIGTSKPTKEEQELIKHHLIDIVYPNEEYNAGMFIKDAEPIITGLYEKKKIPLIVGGTGFYIKSLLEGLVEIPDIPKSIRNEFEKIAEEKGADNIHEHLKNIDPYAAKRIEKNDVQKMLRAIEVWEFTGKPISQFWKEQKTENKYNVFNILLTEKREILYQRIEQRVDKMMKKGLLEEVKELLKKGYKESDPGLITVGYREFYPYLKKEKNLDDCISLVKQNTRNYAKRQFTWFRKIDFDLTLPANDIKFYDIIELLKDFGNAGS